From a region of the Cucumis sativus cultivar 9930 chromosome 6, Cucumber_9930_V3, whole genome shotgun sequence genome:
- the LOC101222311 gene encoding pentatricopeptide repeat-containing protein At2g46050, mitochondrial: MPTRNSVSWTTMIVGYGQHEYGKEAVKLFRRMFRKDYCPDELTFASVLSSCGFTSGASELMQVHSCLIKLGFEAFLSINNGLIYAYSKCGIIAAALQCFRLIAEPDLVTWTSIICGLALCGLEKDAVKLFDKMLSYGIRPDKIAFLGVLSACSHGGFVSMGLHYFNLMTNQYQLVPDSEHLTCLIDLLGRAGSLDQAFDLLKSMPKEAGPDALRAFIRACRTHGNLRLAKRAMEFASEPDEPVNYSLVSNMYASEGRWSDVARMRKLINDRCEQKTPGLSWVEIAGYNHLFISGDRSHPQSLDLYAMLGLLLNTMKKDYKFTASQVDIVPE, translated from the coding sequence atgccaACTAGAAATTCCGTGTCTTGGACCACTATGATTGTGGGGTATGGACAGCACGAATATGGAAAAGAGGCAGTGAAACTGTTCAGGAGAATGTTTAGGAAAGATTATTGCCCGGATGAGTTAACTTTTGCTAGTGTGCTGAGCTCGTGTGGCTTTACGTCTGGGGCCTCTGAACTGATGCAAGTTCATTCCTGCTTGATAAAACTCGGTTTTGAAGCATTTTTGTCTATTAACAATGGTTTGATATATGCATACTCAAAGTGTGGTATAATTGCTGCAGCGTTACAATGCTTTAGATTAATTGCAGAACCAGATTTGGTAACATGGACATCAATTATATGTGGACTTGCACTTTGTGGCCTTGAGAAAGATGCTGTTAAGTTATTTGATAAGATGTTATCGTATGGCATTAGACCAGATAAAATTGCATTCCTTGGAGTTCTCTCTGCCTGTAGTCATGGGGGATTTGTAAGCATGGGGCTTCACTACTTCAATTTAATGACGAACCAATACCAACTTGTTCCTGATTCAGAGCATTTAACATGCTTGATCGACCTTCTTGGTAGAGCGGGTAGTCTAGACCAGGCTTTTGATCTTTTGAAATCAATGCCAAAGGAAGCTGGACCAGATGCTTTAAGGGCTTTCATTCGAGCATGTAGAACTCATGGGAACTTGAGATTAGCTAAACGGGCAATGGAATTTGCATCAGAGCCAGATGAACCAGTGAACTATTCCCTAGTGTCGAATATGTATGCTTCTGAAGGAAGATGGTCAGATGTGGCAAGAATGCGCAAACTGATTAACGATCGTTGTGAACAGAAAACCCCAGGCCTTAGTTGGGTAGAAATTGCTGGTTATAACCACTTGTTTATATCAGGTGATAGATCCCATCCACAGTCTTTAGATCTCTATGCCATGCTAGGATTATTACTAAACACGATGAAGAAGGATTACAAGTTCACAGCCTCTCAGGTAGATATTGTGCCCGAATGA
- the LOC105435722 gene encoding uncharacterized protein LOC105435722, with protein sequence MRIRKNAKLSPLLFSAMESSSVPEALQTHICQLNQSPWDVIPLHQHDTNQLEEAEDSFNENASFGDSVGAVESVSSMMEESGKLSNNNIVITNGNEVMADKDGDYCEDFDENGNGFEKLVDSSLKCKKQFKEEDYSSFSSDIHHRRSFLRSSENNYYSTLDNCSISKKSATGGTVSRRIRPARCSKKAVNAAAGGSNPYEFYYYSGFGPLWGKKRRDRGGEEDGGKSSENTTGIRSNATTPSPSDMEELDYVEYDEDDEEEDGDGEGEGGKKRMRKPVKARSLKSLM encoded by the exons ATGAGGATCCGGAAGAACGCGAAGTTATCGCCACTGTTGTTTTCGGCTATGGAGTCGTCCTCCGTTCCTGAAGCTCTTCAGACGCACATTTGTCAGTTGAATCAGTCGCCATGGGATGTGATTCCTCTTCACCAACACGACACGAACCag CTCGAGGAGGCTGAAGATAGCTTCAATGAAAATGCTAGCTTCGGCGATTCTGTCGGAGCTGTTGAGAG CGTCTCGTCGATGATGGAGGAGTCGGGGAAATTAtcgaataataatattgttattacCAACGGGAATGAAGTAATGGCGGATAAGGATGGGGATTATTGTGaagattttgatgaaaatggaaaCGGATTCGAGAAATTAGTCGATAGCAGTTTGAAATGTAAGAAACAATTTAAAGAGGAAGATTATTCTTCGTTTAGCTCCGACATCCACCACCGCCGTTCATTTCTTAGGTCTAGCGAGAATAATTATTACTCTACTCTCGATAATTGCTCGATTTCGAAAAAATCCGCCACCGGAGGTACGGTATCGCGGCGGATACGACCGGCAAGGTGTTCGAAGAAGGCGGTTAATGCAGCGGCGGGTGGATCAAATCCGTAcgaattttattattattctggATTCGGGCCGCTGTGGGGGAAGAAACGACGGGATAGGGGAGGAGAGGAAGACGGTGGGAAATCGAGCGAAAATACGACGGGAATTCGGAGCAATGCGACGACGCCGTCACCGTCTGACATGGAGGAGTTGGATTATGTGGAATACGATGAGGACGATGAGGAGGAGGACGGCGACGGTGAGGGCGAGGGCGGGAAAAAACGGATGAGGAAGCCGGTGAAAGCGCGGTCATTGAAATCGCTGATGTAA
- the LOC116404782 gene encoding LOW QUALITY PROTEIN: pollen-specific leucine-rich repeat extensin-like protein 3 (The sequence of the model RefSeq protein was modified relative to this genomic sequence to represent the inferred CDS: deleted 1 base in 1 codon), whose product MASLHRKQANHACFLIILFLFFSLPSFSISLSEAEASYLTRRQLLTLKNYDELPLDFQYELDIPDTFPNERLKKAYRALQAWKLAVYSDPQNMTANWVGADVCSYTGVFCAPALDDPKIEVVAGIDLNHGDIAGHLPPELGLLTDLALFHINSNRFCGIIPSSFSNLVLMFEFDVSNNRFVGHFPLVVLEWPSAKYLDLRYNDFEGEIPSTLFTKDFDAIFLNNNRFNSLIPDTIGNSTVSVVSFANNEFHGCIPSTIGQMSNLNQILFLGNKLSGCFPPEIGNLVNLTVFDVSNNDFIGQLPESLSSLQNLEIMDVSNNELRGSVSGGLCKLPKLANFTFSFNYFNGEDAACATSKGSEKLFDDSQNCLANRPMQKDANKCSTVLKKSVDCGSCGGGSSSPGVPSTFEDPYDQSPLPRYRSPPPPVVTPPSPSETSVPSSPPSPIESSPPTSTPSPPPPVHSPPPPVHSPPPPVSSPPPPVHSPPPPVHSPPPPVHSPPPPVHSPPPPVSSPPPPVHSPPPPISSPPPPVHSPPPPIFSPPPPIHSPPPPVYSPPPPVHSPPPPVHSPPPPVHSPPPPVHSPPPPVYSPPPPVQSPPPPVYSPPPPVYSPPPPVQSPPPPVQSPPPPTSSPPPPPPDSSPPPSFEDVILPPNIGFQYASPPPPLFPGY is encoded by the exons ATGGCTTCTCTTCATAGAAAGCAAGCTAACCATGCTTGctttcttattattctttttctcttcttctctctcccatctttctctatctctctctctgaAGCCGAAGCTTCATATCTTACTCGTCGTCAACTATTGACTCTCAAAAACTATGATGAACTCCCCCTTGACTTTCAATACGAACTCGACATTCCTGACACTTTCCCAAACGAGAGGTTGAAGAAAGCTTATAGAGCCCTTCAAGCCTGGAAATTAGCTGTTTATTCCGACCCACAAAACATGACTGCCAATTGGGTAGGCGCCGATGTTTGTTCTTACACCGGCGTCTTCTGTGCTCCGGCGCTCGATGACCCAAAAATTGAGGTTGTGGCTGGCATTGATTTGAACCATGGTGACATTGCAGGACACTTGCCTCCGGAACTTGGGCTTTTGACCGATTTGGCTCTCTTCCATATTAACTCTAACCGATTCTGTGGGATCATTCCTTCTAGCTTCTCCAACCTTGTACTCATGTTTGAGTTTGATGTCAGCAACAACCGCTTCGTTGGCCATTTTCCTCTCGTTGTCCTCGAATGGCCGAGTGCGAAGTACCTCGATCTCAGATACAATGACTTCGAAGGAGAAATCCCCTCCACACTTTTCACCAAGGACTTCGATGCCATCTTCCTAAACAACAATAGATTCAATTCCCTAATCCCTGACACCATCGGAAACTCCACCGTCTCCGTTGTCTCCTTCGCGAACAACGAATTCCATGGTTGCATTCCTAGCACTATTGGCCAAATGTCTAACCTCAACCAAATTCTCTTCCTCGGCAACAAGCTCAGCGGCTGTTTCCCACCTGAGATCGGAAACCTAGTCAATCTCACAGTT TTTGATGTCAGCAACAATGACTTCATAGGTCAATTGCCGGAATCCTTGTCTAGCCTCCAAAATTTAGAGATTATGGACGTTAGCAACAATGAATTGAGAGGCTCTGTCTCTGGAGGCCTTTGTAAGTTGCCTAAATTGGCTAACTTCACCTTCTcctttaattactttaatgGAGAAGATGCGGCATGTGCTACATCTAAAGGATCAGAGAAGCTCTTTGACGATAGTCAAAATTGTTTGGCAAATCGACCTATGCAGAAAGATGCAAACAAATGTAGCACTGTCTTGAAGAAATCAGTGGACTGTGGAAGTTGTGGTGGTGGGTCGAGTTCTCCTGGTGTGCCGTCGACCTTTGAGGATCCATATGATCAGTCTCCATTGCCAAGATATAGGTCTCCACCACCTCCAGTTGTGACTCCACCATCTCCAAGCGAGACCTCTGTTCCATCATCACCACCGTCTCCAATTGAGTCTTCACCACCAACCTCGACTCCATCCCCACCACCCCCCGTCCACTCTCCTCCACCGCCTGTTCACTCACCACCACCACCGGTTTCCTCTCCTCCACCACCAGTTCACTCTCCACCACCACCGGTTCACTCTCCACCTCCACCGGTTCACTCCCCACCTCCTCCAGTTCACTCACCACCACCACCGGTCTCCTCTCCTCCACCTCCTGTTCACTCACCACCACCACCGATCTCGTCTCCTCCCCCTCCTGTTCACTCACCACCACCACCGATTTTCTCTCCACCTCCACCGATTCACTCTCCACCTCCACCTGTTTACTCTCCACCTCCACCGGTTCACTCTCCACCACCCCCTGTCCACTCCCCACCACCCCCTGTCCACTCTCCACCACCCCCAGTCCATTCCCCACCCCCACCTGTCTACTCTCCACCTCCACCGGTTCAATCTCCACCACCACCAGTTTACTCTCCACCGCCACCTGTCTACTCTCCACCACCACCAGTCCAATCTCCACCACCACCAGTCCAATCTCCACCACCTCCAACGTcatctcctcctcctcctcctcccgATTCTTCACCACCACCATCATTTGAAGATGTGATCCTCCCACCAAATATCGGCTTCCAATACGCATCACCGCCTCCACCATTGTTTCCCGGTTACTAA
- the LOC101222074 gene encoding uncharacterized protein LOC101222074 isoform X1, whose amino-acid sequence MASNSILPTLVTSILCLFMLFSSFIGSSHSFLDFPPHNTFTVSSLTYPDTQLQPFQLRYFRVELPPWFSSLSISLNSDVDLDTTKARKLPKRVLPIICFREGSPPLPDASNTSIIDSGLAPLTNVSIEGIQGHQNLELCYPMQQYIEVKLTNEQIPPGVWYFGLFNGIGSSRTQSKMIVRGSSYTFTANVTVEGCSPSTMFGQYCNQTVEPLLCSLSDCRNLAENVLEAILYNQTVESLVACSASKTSCLGDGETKMYYLDVESVAEELIISATDVRLNLTQSDNSSNVGGISLMGFARLGSIPSAALHDYSSNLNMGPLVIHFPKVGRWYISIAPLNLSKELGSVLINNTRVCYSMESYVLQCPNGKTGPNCTWNRYVLQAIVRRGSSPFESYFMPIKEQHFEEPNFAVEPLLSNTSNHGQQNYAWTYFVLDVPRGAAGGNIHFQLSASKTMDYEVYARFGGLPSLDNWDYCYKNQTSNSGGSTFLSLYNSSNVNIDFHILYASEGTWAFGLRHTVNRSVAEDQTIMSVVLERCPNRCSSHGKCEYAFDASGATTYSFCSCDRNHGGFDCSVEIVNHRGHVQQSIALIASNAAAIFPAFWALRQRALAEWVLFTSSGISSGLYHACDVGTWCPLSFNVLQFLDFWLSFMAVVSTFVYLATIDEVHKRAIHTVVAILTALMAITKATRSSNIAIVLAIGTLGLLVGWLIELSTKYRSFSLPVGISLNMLRRWESIKAWGHNLLKTLYRRYRWGFMMAGFTALAMAAISWNLETTETYWIWHSIWHLTIYMSSFFFLCSKARISDGENSSVVLNGEIQRGSNVNYELARQDSSPRNVQ is encoded by the exons ATGGCTTCCAATTCGATTCTGCCCACTCTTGTCACTTCGATTCTATGTCTTTTCATGTTGTTCTCCAGTTTCATTGGCTCCTCTCATTCCTTCCTCGATTTTCCTCCTCACAATACCTTCACAGTTTCTAGCCTTACTTACCCCGATACCCAGTTGCAGCCATTTCAACTCCGTTATTTTAGAG TTGAGTTGCCGCCATGGTTCTCATCATTGTCTATTTCATTGAACTCAGATGTAGATCTC GACACCACAAAAGCAAGAAAATTGCCCAAGCGTGTTTTGCCTATTATTTGCTTCAGAGAAGGCAGCCCCCCATTGCCAGATGCTTCAAATACTTCCATAATAGATTCAG GGTTAGCTCCTTTGACCAACGTTTCAATTGAGGGAATCCAAGGTCATCAAAATCTGGAGCTATGCTATCCAATGCAGCAATATATCGAAGTAAAGTTGACAAATGAGCAG ATACCTCCAGGAGTCTGGTATTTTGGTCTTTTCAATGGCATTGGGTCTTCAAGAACACAATCGAAGATG ATAGTCCGTGGCTCTTCATATACTTTCACTGCCAATGTTACAGTGGAAGGGTGTTCACCCTCCACAATGTTTGGGCAGTATTGCAATCAAACAGTCGAACCGCTCTTATGTTCTTTATCTGATTGTCGTAATCTAGCTGAAAATGTTTTAGAAGCTATATTATATAACCAAACAGTCGAAAGTTTGGTTGCATGTAGTGCCTCCAAAACATCTTGTCTTGGAGACGgtgaaacaaaaatgtattaCTTGGATGTAGAAAGTGTGGCAGAAGAGCTGATCATTTCAGCAACAGACGTGAGGCTCAACTTAACTCAGTCAGATAACTCTAGTAATGTTGGTGGGATTAGTTTGATGGGCTTTGCTCGTCTTGGTTCAATTCCTTCAGCTGCCCTGCATGATTATTCCAGTAACTTAAACATGGGTCCTTTGGTTATTCATTTTCCAAAAGTTGGCCGATGGTATATCTCCATAGCCCCTCTTAATCTTTCTAAAGAACTTGGCAGCGTTCTGATTAACAATACAAGAGTTTGTTATTCCATGGAATCATATGTGCTTCAATGCCCCAATGGAAAGACTGGACCTAATTGTACATGGAACAGATACGTCCTTCAG GCAATTGTTCGAAGAGGTTCATCCCCTTTTGAATCGTATTTTATGCCAATCAAAGAACAGCACTTTGAAGAGCCGAACTTCGCTGTTGAACCGCTTCTAAGCAACACCTCAAATCATGGACAGCAGAATTATGCTTGGAcgtattttgttttggatgtTCCTCGTGGCGCAGCTGGAGGAAATATTCACTTTCAATTGTCAGCATCTAAGACAATGGATTATGAAGTCTATGCTAGATTTGGTGGATTACCATCTCTTGATAACTGGGATTATTGttataaaaaccaaaccaGCAACAGTGGTGGCTCAACATTCCTTTCCCTCTATAATTCAAGTAATGTAAATATAGATTTCCATATATTATATGCTAGTGAAGGAACTTGGGCTTTTGGTTTAAGGCATACAGTCAACAGAAGTGTGGCTGAAGATCAGACAATTATGTCAGTTGTGCTTGAGCGATGCCCGAACAGATGCTCATCCCATGGGAAATGTGAATATGCTTTTGATGCCAGTGGAGCCACAACGTATAG CTTTTGTTCCTGTGATAGAAATCATGGAGGCTTTGATTGCAGCGTTGAGATTGTAAACCATAGAg GGCATGTGCAACAATCGATAGCTCTGATCGCATCAAATGCTGCTGCCATTTTTCCTGCTTTTTGGGCTCTTCGACAAAGG GCTCTTGCAGAATGGGTGCTGTTTACCTCAAGTGGGATTTCAAGTGGTTTATACCATGCATGTGATGTGGGCACTTGGTGTCCATTGTCATTCAATGTATTGCAG TTTTTGGACTTCTGGCTCTCTTTCATGGCTGTCGTTAGCACTTTCGTGTACCTAGCTACAATCGACGAAGTTCATAAAAGGGCGATCCATACTGTTGTTGCAATCCTAACTGCTCTCATGGCTATAACCAAGGCAACACG GTCCTCCAATATCGCTATTGTGCTAGCAATCGGTACACTCGGTCTTCTTGTCGGATGGCTTATTGAGTTATCAACCAAGTATCGATCGTTCTCCCTTCCTGTGGGAATTTCTTTGAATATGCTTCGCAG ATGGGAATCTATCAAAGCATGGGGACACAATCTTTTGAAGACTCTGTACAGAAGATATCGATGGGGGTTTATGATGGCAGGTTTCACAGCACTGGCTATGGCTGCCATAAGCTGGAATTTGGAAACCACTGAAACCTATTGGATTTGGCATAG CATTTGGCACTTGACTATCTACATGTCGTCATTCTTTTTCCTCTGTTCGAAAGCAAGAATTTCAGACGGTGAAAATTCTTCTGTCGTTCTCAATGGTGAGATCCAAAGAGGTTCAAATGTAAATTATGAATTGGCTAGGCAGGATTCTTCGCCTAGAAATGTACAGTAA
- the LOC101221838 gene encoding LOW QUALITY PROTEIN: pollen-specific leucine-rich repeat extensin-like protein 3 (The sequence of the model RefSeq protein was modified relative to this genomic sequence to represent the inferred CDS: inserted 1 base in 1 codon): protein MASLHRKQANHACFLLLLLLFLFISLPSLTLSVSQAEVSYITQRQLLTLKEHDQLPDDFKYELDIPDTFPNERLKKAYVALQAWKLAVYSDPKNMTVNWVGANVCSYNGVFCAPALDDPKIEVVAGIDLNDGDIAGYLPPELGLLTDLALFHINSNRFCGIIPSSFSKLVLMFEFDVSNNRFVGHFPLVVLEWSSAKYLDLRYNDFEGEIPSTLFTNEFDAIFLNNNRFNSLIPETIGNSTVSVVSFANNEFHGCIPSTIGQMSNLNQILFIGNKLSGCFPPEIGNLVNLTVFDVSNNGFIGQLPESLSGLQNLEIMDVSNNELRGSVSGDLCKLPKLANFTFSFNYFDGEDAACATSKGSEKLFDDSQNCLANRPMQKDANKCSTVLKKSVDCGNCGGGSSSPGVPSTFEDPYDQSPSPRYRSPPPPVVTPPSPSETSVPSSPSITETPTSSPAESPLPPVYSPPPPPVHSPPPPSXSPPPPVHSPPPPISSPPPPVHSPPPPVHSPPPPIYSPPPPVYSPPPPVHSPPPPVHSPPPPVHSPPPPVYSPPPPVYSPPPPVYSPPPPPVYSPPPPVQSPPPPIASPPPPDSSPPPSFEDVILPPNIGFEYASPPPPLFPGY from the exons ATGGCTTCTCTTCATAGAAAGCAAGCTAACCATGCctgctttcttcttcttcttcttcttttcctctttatcTCTCTCCCATCTCTCACTCTCTCTGTCTCCCAAGCCGAAGTTTCATATATTACTCAACGTCAACTATTGACTCTAAAAGAACACGATCAACTCCCCGATGACTTCAAATATGAACTTGACATTCCTGACACTTTTCCAAATGAGAGGTTGAAGAAAGCTTATGTAGCTCTTCAAGCGTGGAAATTAGCTGTTTATTCCGACCCAAAAAACATGACCGTCAATTGGGTTGGCGCCAATGTTTGTTCTTACAACGGTGTCTTCTGTGCTCCAGCGCTTGATGACCCAAAAATTGAGGTTGTGGCTGGCATTGATTTGAATGACGGTGACATTGCAGGGTACTTGCCTCCGGAACTCGGGCTTTTGACCGATTTGGCTCTCTTCCATATTAACTCTAACAGGTTTTGTGGGATCATTCCTTCTAGTTTCTCAAAGCTTGTACttatgtttgagtttgatGTCAGCAACAACCGCTTCGTTGGTCACTTTCCACTTGTTGTCCTCGAATGGTCGAGTGCGAAGTACCTCGATCTCAGGTACAATGACTTCGAAGGAGAAATCCCCTCCACACTTTTCACCAACGAGTTTGACGCCATCTTCTTGAACAACAATAGATTCAATTCTTTAATTCCTGAAACCATTGGAAACTCCACCGTCTCTGTTGTCTCCTTCGCCAACAACGAATTCCATGGCTGCATTCCTAGCACCATTGGCCAAATGTCTAACCTCAACCAAATTCTCTTCATCGGTAACAAGCTCAGTGGTTGTTTTCCACCTGAGATCGGAAACCTCGTCAATCTCACAGTCTTTGATGTTAGCAACAATGGCTTCATAGGCCAATTGCCAGAATCATTGTCTGGCCTCCAAAATTTGGAGATTATGGACGTTAGCAACAACGAACTGAGGGGCTCTGTCTCTGGTGATCTTTGCAAGTTGCCTAAATTGGCTAACTTCACTTTCTCCTTTAATTACTTTGATGGAGAAGATGCGGCATGTGCTACATCTAAAGGATCAGAGAAGCTCTTTGACGATAGTCAAAATTGTTTGGCAAATCGACCTATGCAGAAAGATGCAAACAAATGTAGCACTGTCTTGAAGAAATCAGTGGACTGTGGAAATTGTGGTGGTGGGTCGAGTTCTCCTGGTGTGCCGTCGACCTTTGAGGATCCATACGATCAGTCTCCATCGCCAAGATATAGGTCTCCACCACCTCCAGTTGTGACTCCACCATCTCCAAGTGAGACCTCTGTTCCATCGTCGCCATCTATCACTGAAACACCTACTTCATCTCCAGCTGAATCTCCCCTACCACCAGTCTATTCCCCTCCTCCACCACCGGTTCATTCCCCACCACCCCCGT ACTCTCCTCCACCCCCTGTTCATTCACCACCACCCCCGATCTCCTCACCTCCACCTCCTGTTCactcaccaccaccaccagtTCACTCTCCACCTCCACCGATTTACTCCCCACCACCCCCTGTCTACTCTCCACCACCTCCTGTCCACTCCCCACCACCACCGGTTCACTCTCCACCACCCCCCGTCCACTCTCCACCACCCCCTGTCTACTCTCCACCACCACCAGTCTATTCTCCACCACCACCTGTCTACtctcctccacctccacctgTTTACTCCCCACCGCCACCAGTTCAATCTCCACCACCTCCGATTGcatctcctcctcctcccGATTCTTCACCACCACCGTCATTTGAAGATGTGATTCTCCCACCAAATATTGGCTTCGAATATGCATCACCGCCTCCACCGTTGTTTCCCGGTTATTGA
- the LOC101222074 gene encoding uncharacterized protein LOC101222074 isoform X2: protein MQQYIEVKLTNEQIPPGVWYFGLFNGIGSSRTQSKMIVRGSSYTFTANVTVEGCSPSTMFGQYCNQTVEPLLCSLSDCRNLAENVLEAILYNQTVESLVACSASKTSCLGDGETKMYYLDVESVAEELIISATDVRLNLTQSDNSSNVGGISLMGFARLGSIPSAALHDYSSNLNMGPLVIHFPKVGRWYISIAPLNLSKELGSVLINNTRVCYSMESYVLQCPNGKTGPNCTWNRYVLQAIVRRGSSPFESYFMPIKEQHFEEPNFAVEPLLSNTSNHGQQNYAWTYFVLDVPRGAAGGNIHFQLSASKTMDYEVYARFGGLPSLDNWDYCYKNQTSNSGGSTFLSLYNSSNVNIDFHILYASEGTWAFGLRHTVNRSVAEDQTIMSVVLERCPNRCSSHGKCEYAFDASGATTYSFCSCDRNHGGFDCSVEIVNHRGHVQQSIALIASNAAAIFPAFWALRQRALAEWVLFTSSGISSGLYHACDVGTWCPLSFNVLQFLDFWLSFMAVVSTFVYLATIDEVHKRAIHTVVAILTALMAITKATRSSNIAIVLAIGTLGLLVGWLIELSTKYRSFSLPVGISLNMLRRWESIKAWGHNLLKTLYRRYRWGFMMAGFTALAMAAISWNLETTETYWIWHSIWHLTIYMSSFFFLCSKARISDGENSSVVLNGEIQRGSNVNYELARQDSSPRNVQ, encoded by the exons ATGCAGCAATATATCGAAGTAAAGTTGACAAATGAGCAG ATACCTCCAGGAGTCTGGTATTTTGGTCTTTTCAATGGCATTGGGTCTTCAAGAACACAATCGAAGATG ATAGTCCGTGGCTCTTCATATACTTTCACTGCCAATGTTACAGTGGAAGGGTGTTCACCCTCCACAATGTTTGGGCAGTATTGCAATCAAACAGTCGAACCGCTCTTATGTTCTTTATCTGATTGTCGTAATCTAGCTGAAAATGTTTTAGAAGCTATATTATATAACCAAACAGTCGAAAGTTTGGTTGCATGTAGTGCCTCCAAAACATCTTGTCTTGGAGACGgtgaaacaaaaatgtattaCTTGGATGTAGAAAGTGTGGCAGAAGAGCTGATCATTTCAGCAACAGACGTGAGGCTCAACTTAACTCAGTCAGATAACTCTAGTAATGTTGGTGGGATTAGTTTGATGGGCTTTGCTCGTCTTGGTTCAATTCCTTCAGCTGCCCTGCATGATTATTCCAGTAACTTAAACATGGGTCCTTTGGTTATTCATTTTCCAAAAGTTGGCCGATGGTATATCTCCATAGCCCCTCTTAATCTTTCTAAAGAACTTGGCAGCGTTCTGATTAACAATACAAGAGTTTGTTATTCCATGGAATCATATGTGCTTCAATGCCCCAATGGAAAGACTGGACCTAATTGTACATGGAACAGATACGTCCTTCAG GCAATTGTTCGAAGAGGTTCATCCCCTTTTGAATCGTATTTTATGCCAATCAAAGAACAGCACTTTGAAGAGCCGAACTTCGCTGTTGAACCGCTTCTAAGCAACACCTCAAATCATGGACAGCAGAATTATGCTTGGAcgtattttgttttggatgtTCCTCGTGGCGCAGCTGGAGGAAATATTCACTTTCAATTGTCAGCATCTAAGACAATGGATTATGAAGTCTATGCTAGATTTGGTGGATTACCATCTCTTGATAACTGGGATTATTGttataaaaaccaaaccaGCAACAGTGGTGGCTCAACATTCCTTTCCCTCTATAATTCAAGTAATGTAAATATAGATTTCCATATATTATATGCTAGTGAAGGAACTTGGGCTTTTGGTTTAAGGCATACAGTCAACAGAAGTGTGGCTGAAGATCAGACAATTATGTCAGTTGTGCTTGAGCGATGCCCGAACAGATGCTCATCCCATGGGAAATGTGAATATGCTTTTGATGCCAGTGGAGCCACAACGTATAG CTTTTGTTCCTGTGATAGAAATCATGGAGGCTTTGATTGCAGCGTTGAGATTGTAAACCATAGAg GGCATGTGCAACAATCGATAGCTCTGATCGCATCAAATGCTGCTGCCATTTTTCCTGCTTTTTGGGCTCTTCGACAAAGG GCTCTTGCAGAATGGGTGCTGTTTACCTCAAGTGGGATTTCAAGTGGTTTATACCATGCATGTGATGTGGGCACTTGGTGTCCATTGTCATTCAATGTATTGCAG TTTTTGGACTTCTGGCTCTCTTTCATGGCTGTCGTTAGCACTTTCGTGTACCTAGCTACAATCGACGAAGTTCATAAAAGGGCGATCCATACTGTTGTTGCAATCCTAACTGCTCTCATGGCTATAACCAAGGCAACACG GTCCTCCAATATCGCTATTGTGCTAGCAATCGGTACACTCGGTCTTCTTGTCGGATGGCTTATTGAGTTATCAACCAAGTATCGATCGTTCTCCCTTCCTGTGGGAATTTCTTTGAATATGCTTCGCAG ATGGGAATCTATCAAAGCATGGGGACACAATCTTTTGAAGACTCTGTACAGAAGATATCGATGGGGGTTTATGATGGCAGGTTTCACAGCACTGGCTATGGCTGCCATAAGCTGGAATTTGGAAACCACTGAAACCTATTGGATTTGGCATAG CATTTGGCACTTGACTATCTACATGTCGTCATTCTTTTTCCTCTGTTCGAAAGCAAGAATTTCAGACGGTGAAAATTCTTCTGTCGTTCTCAATGGTGAGATCCAAAGAGGTTCAAATGTAAATTATGAATTGGCTAGGCAGGATTCTTCGCCTAGAAATGTACAGTAA